From the Telopea speciosissima isolate NSW1024214 ecotype Mountain lineage chromosome 9, Tspe_v1, whole genome shotgun sequence genome, the window CTGTTAAACTAACCATTAGAGAATATATCATGGGTTttttgaaagataaaaaatattCAAACTATTTTAGTCGTCAAGAAAACAATATCTTTGCTAACTGTTGGAGCTCATTAACATCAACGAAGATGTTTAGAGTTCCCACTCAGTTGGTTAGAGTCCAAATGATGCACTTAATATATTCAAATCCAGGCAAAGATCAGTACTGTAGAACTTTAAATGTTCATACCATGGAAGTCCGCGTAACCTCTACGGAAGTTTGTGGAAATAGGGACTCAGAAACTATGCTCTCTGTTGAGATGGAAGCAAGTCACAGAAGTCCGTCAAGACTATCTGTCGACACTCAATATAAGATACGGTCGTCCATTAGAGATATCTTAATTTAGACTTAATATGTCATTGTAAGCATGGATGACCGTCATTATTCACGAAAATCCGTGAACAATAAGTCATATAGTTTTTCTAAGTCAAACCACCTACTTTCTTCGATATATTCATTTAGGTCTTTAGTTGACTTTTACTTGGGCTTTTTCATCTTGTGGACATAAAAAATAGGATTACATGAATATACAAATAATAGCAAATCCTATGTCTTTAGATGTCTCCAACGTGATCCACTTCCTTCTTGATTTATCCTTCAAATTGATCTTTAAAGCTGGATCAATCTTTTTCTTCACAGAAGTCCATAGTTTTATCATGGAAATCCGTTGTCAGCAGATGTTCTTCAATCAACTTGTGAAATGTTACACtgcaaaaattaaaaagaagaagaagatgtaaaGGGGGAAAAAGTGATAAAGGCATTCTAAGATCCGAAAACAAGATCATTTAGTTTGTAAATTTGCATCTTTTGTAGATTTGATGGATTCAAAAATTAATATCATGCGCCAACTTACATGTTTCTTCAAGATATGGAAAAATTTGCATAGATGATCATGAATTTTTTTGGTCATattgggctgatgttctctatgccgcagcacagcctgcgcccagaaacatgggcctaccattcagggggtagggtagtcatttcTCCCACCcctggcatagagaacatttggccatttTTATATTTAGAAGTTTTACctcctttatttaattattttttttgttaaaatggTTTTACCCATGGCCATTTAATGGGCAGCTATATAAATGTTTCTGTctaaattaattttttgtcaTTCTTCCAGCTTGACCATTAAAGAGTTTGTTACAAAAGCTTCCTCTTTGGCCCAAATAATAGCTGAGATTTTGGCAGAGAATTTGGGTCTCAAGTCCTCTTTCTTCAGGGAAAGCTGTTGTCCAAACACTAGTTATCTTCGAATAAACAGATACCCACCATGTCCCTTACCCTTTACAGTCTTTGGATTGATGCCACATACTGACTCCGATTTCCTCACAATACTGCATCAAGATCAGGTTGAAGGGTTGCAGTTGGTGAAAGATGGAAGATGGATAACTGTTAAACCCAATCCAGAAGCTCTAATAATCAACATTGGTGACTTGTTTCAGGTAATAATAAGCTTCTAAGAGTTCTGCCAACTGGAATAGGTTACTAATTAACTAAAAACTAATTAATGTTAAAACATTCCTTAATCATGTATTGAGATGCAGGCATGGAGCAGTGATGTTTACAAGTCTGTGAAACACAGAGTAATGACCAATAGGTGTTTGGAGAGATTTTCCATGGCTTATTTCTTCTGTCCTTCTTATGATACTATAATACAGAGTGGAAGGGAACCTGCAATTTATAGAAAGTTTAGCTTTAGAGAGTACAAACACCAAATCCAAGAAGATGTTCGAACTACTGGCAGCAAGATTGGGCTTCTCAGGTTTCTCCTCTGAAGCTAATAGTTGTAATATAGCTTCTGTGATGTAAGGTTCCCACCCAAGCTCATGTAATAGATCccaaacactctctctctctctctctcacacacacacacacattgtgTTTGTGCTAGCAAGATTGCTATCTGTACAGAAAGGTTGAAATTATTGTTACTGCCAGGGGAATGAGTCAGTGATGGTGAGCAGAGGAACATTAGGATCCAGATCAtgtactgccgagctgcccggcaggaccgtgcaaggcgtttgggcaagggtaggcggacattgcacgcagcaccgtgtctgggcagtaCGGTCTTGCcaggcagctcgacagtagaggatccaaattgcactAATAGAGAGTGGTCACAGTTACATGTTAGAATATTAACAGTACTCAAGTGGCAGAGATGAATACAAATAAGGGTGGAAGTCAGGCAGCAAGCTGGGCCTGGGTTTCTAGCCTGATAATCTTTGGTTGTTGAAATCTCAATCTTAGGCCAATGTGTCTGGGCTCAATCCAATTTGCTAGACTAGAGTGTAAAATAATAGTAAGGGAAGAAGAACACTGCCTGGTTGCGTGGCTCTTGCACTAATACAGGAGGCCAATAAGGGGACACGCAAGGGAATCAACTAAGggggattttttcattttgtagaggagcagggtggtcatttcaggaTGGCTATGTCTGGGTAGGCTGCACGCAACCACATTATTTTTCTCTAGGGAGAATGTCTTCTGTGCCAGGGGCGTAGGCTGCACgcacctagacacatgagggtgggcgaaataaccaccctacccccctaaatggcaggcccatgtgtctgggagcaggctgcgctgcggcacagagaatatcAGCCCTTTTCTCTAATATAAATAGGGGAAAAGATCCCTGCCCGGTTGCGTGGTAcatgtgcccagacacataggGGATTAAAATGACGACCCCGCCCACGTGAAATGCGAAAAATCTCACCCTTGTTGATGCCTTTGTgcatgtgcaacatgtgcaaGGGCCAAACAGCTTGGCAGCGATTCCCAACCCTAATAAATAAATGGGGAAAGCGCTAtgtacatctctctctcttgtcataatgtatgcagccttaccctgttttgtggagaggctgtttccaaattcGAACCTATGAccggtcacaatggagcaaccttattgtTTCACCAACACCCTTTtaacactttttctttttatatataagaaaaaccGAGGTGACCAATAATAGACTGACAAGGGACAATTATAAGAAACTATTAATggaccaaaaccaaaattttgatcacACCCTTCCCTGCTAAGGTGTCATGTTTGCTTGGTTCGAATCTAACTGTGCCATGTCtcataataaaagaaaatgatacAAATGAAATTGTGCAATACAAGCTAAGCCACATGATTAAAATAAGACTTCAAGTTTGATAACCAAAATATTTTATCTTCTTCCTACTCAACGATAAGAGTGCAACTTAGGGCCCAAAACCCCAAGACTGCCTAAAAAGATTCAAGCTTGAGCTGGAGTTTTCAGCCCGTGGGCCTGGCTCGGACCTTGAAATCCAACCCAAGGTTGGGCTGATTTAGGCTTTGGGTTAAGGCCTTGGGCTAGATATGGCCCGATCTAGCCTGAGTCAAAATACACATATATACATACCtaagggtatatatatatatatatgtgtattaaaaaaatttcatattaTATATAGGGGCAGTTTTCATGGACAGCCGCATAAGGCGGGGAGGGGTTATGATGTGCCAAAAATAGGGGGCATTTGATTATTTCAACCACCtattgtgagaggggacacgaccgtATACgaaactatatatatttataagaagaattttattattGCTAGTGTGGATTATGGTTATGCAGGGAAACGCAAGAGGCCGAAGCCAAGAGACTGCTCCAAGGATTACAATGAGTAGCCGACATGAGAGACATGTATCAACACATCTGGACTGATTGTGCGGACTTGGTGCAATAATAGATCcaaccatctttttttttttttgagtgaatAATTTATGGGAAAGAAAACGCTACCTGGGTGCGTGTGGTGCACTACCTGTGCCTCCAGACACTTGGacgtgcaaaatgaccgccgcacccccaagattttccacctttccatgggggtgtggtGGTCAGTTTGTGCACctctgtgtctaggtgcaggggcAAGGCACTGCACACAcctaggtagcgttctttctcccataatttaTATATTCAACGAAGCCCACgaattctcccccccccccctccccctctaaaatttttttttcaggaaagaataatatagaaaaaaaaagaaggaaaaattaaaaaatagataaaGAATAATCCACATCAAAACCAACGGCCTATCCCTACAACTAAGCAGAGCTATAAGGGAAATTcaaagaagatacaaaagagaaaagagaactCAAAACCACTAGGCACTAGGTCCAACTCCAAAGAGATCAAAATTACAAGCCCGTTACACATGAGTTAATGGGAGGCTATTGTTTGCACCCCAATTTCACAAATTGGGATTTGTTTATACGTGCCATAAGATCGTGCATTGCACGCTGTCATCAAGGAGTTATCCTTTTAAATTTGAACAACCAAGTGGAAATATGGTACCCGCCATGACTatagatggtgggaggttacaaaccccacatggccacatggcACATGAGGCTATTACTTTGGAATGAAAGGGGCCCACCACACTAGGAAGCAATCTGAAAAGTAGGAGATGCAATAGTGGGAATTACTTCACAAAGGGGTCATGGGCAAAAGTCAAGGACATGTGGCATTGAAACAAGGGATTGTAGGTACATGGGTGCAGTAGTTATGATAACTACCAAGTAGAAGCATTTATGGGATCCATCTATAAAAGGGAAAAGTCTCCATTGAAGAAGGGGGCACTCAACGGATCAACAAAATCCATCTGcactttatctttattttatcatttctagtttttatctttcaggatgtaatctttcatcccttctgtaatttttgctggagttgggttccagccaccaatgcctcattggcttgTATTTTAAGGGGCATTCATGTAGaccttgcttggagaataactccagcaaccatgtcttttggcccgtgtttcagaagacaaccatcatcagAATCAAGTTTGCAAGCTTCGACAAATCATCGCTAAGCAAGATGTGGGAACTTCAACGGATACGCTACTGGCAACAAGAGATTTGGTGTGGTTAGTGTAGTTTAACACCAAGTTGTACATGTTCAACAGTCCATAAACGGCAAGTATAAGTGTCTTCAATGGCTATGTAATTGTCAGGcaacaatttgattttcaatcatCTTCCTTGCTTTGTCCATCGTGATTTGCTTTCACCCAGAAGACCTTAAAGCTACTCAGGCATGGAAGGATCCCCTTCTCGTCCTGGTTTGAAGTCAGAACGGGCCGTTTCCGACCTCTTAGAACATGTCATTTCGCTAGTCAGGACAGGACGTTTTGTCTCGATCTGAAGGTAGAACAGACCGTTTCGTCCTGGTCGAAAGCTAAGACAGGCCGTTTCCAGTTCCGTTTGGGCCTGCGTCAAAGGCCTTGGCACGCCCGCGCTACCTCCACCACGTGCGTTGTGCTTCtgtgtgtaggtgttggatttttcaccaacaAATATCAAATCTATTTTGAAGTCATATGgtaattaagggtgtcaaaatggagtCGAAACCAACCGTTTACGATCGAATCGAACCGCACCGTATAAAAATGACGCGTTTTTGTTTTCATAGGTTCTATTATCGGTTCGATTTGGTTCAAAACCAGAAAACCATCGGttaaccgaatagaaaccggaTAGAAAACCGAGATTAGGAATGTTCTTATTTGTTTAAGAATGGGGTTAAGCGTTCTAAAATATTAGGACTCCTTACTGAGATTTTTTTGAATCTCAGTTTGAGTGCCAAATTCATGAAGGGACGAAAGGTTTTAGTATGAGCATGTGTTAGTGGACTTTGTTAATGAATTGAGTGGGGTATGGATTGGTGATGTCCTCAGgttggtttcctttattgtacTTTGCGGCCATGAGTAATcacttaaaattatcattgcaatTAGCATATCTAAGTGAACTTTACCTAGAGTTAGATGTGTATGATACAATATAATTTCTCCCACATAACAaggatataaaaaataaaattaaaagatacAAAGGTGAAACCGGTATTAtaaaccgcatgtaaaccggataacgaaaatcgaatagaaacctCTAAAATTGCACCGCATATAAAACGATTTTGATTTGAGGTGATTCTTATCCGGtgtggttttgatttctaccttgcaAAATGTGCACCCAATAGGAACCgcaccatttgacacccttaatagtAACTATTACATGTCTAGACATTGGTGGTTGAGAGGTTTACATGCAAGTGGTTGCTTCCATGGCAAAATGGTATTAGTTTTTATGCATTATATTATGTAAGTTAATTAATGTAAGTTGTAGTGTGTTGTAAGTAGTTAATTAGTAGTAGTAAGtacaaaatagatttttttttctttttttgaaactAAAGGTGTCTGGCTTTTGGCCAACTAATTTTCCTAGAGCTCGTATACGACCTTGCAATACACATAAACTAGGAGATATTGGGGCCCCCATATTCACCAAGGAGATTCCACTCAGATGGATTACTCCAAGAAGATAGGTGGAATCGAACTCAAGACCTTCAACTTTCTTAGGAAGTGTTTCGTTCGAttttaagaagaagaatacGTCTTGTATTTTCAGTTACAATGGCCCTGATATTGTTGTTATACGTAGTCGGTACTCGGCAACGTAGTCGGCAGAGAATTCTTAGGGAATGCCGACTACTCTTCGAAGATggtgtattaaaaaaaaaagaaaaagatttctGTTTTGTCATCTTTTGTCCACGTCTCTCTCACAAAAAGTCCCGTCGATCGGTAGAGCCACGGCTGTAAAAGATTCCAGAGAGGACAGAGGATTTAATTGATAACAACTAGAGACGCGTGTTCCACTCGTTAACCAGACAGAGACTCTTCGTTGGTTCTCATATAGTCTAATAATGATTAAAGATTTTTACCCTTCTAGCtcctttcccttccttttcctTAACAAAGTTTCAAGCCTCAACGTTAAGTTGTCATTTCCTTTTATTCTGTAAGTGTTATAAATCTTTGTATCTCTTCATATATTGATGATCATTTCTGTTACCACTATCTCTCTTATGACTTTATTCTTTGCTATCTCTTGCTTGGTTTTCATCATGGGTCTTTGTTGGAAGATGCTCTAGGGAGATCTCGATTTAGATTTGAGTAGTGGGGGATtcacttgattcctttcatttGGAAGGTTCGTGAGGCCTTCACTTTGTTTTCTGTAATCGTCTGATATGCTTGGACGTTAAAtaattgtttttctcttttttcttatcaATATATTCTTTGCTGCCCtttaaccaaaaaatatatatatgaagctTTGTATTGAAGTTCCTTCTCCATTTGATTTCCACAGAATCTCAGTGGAAAGCTTATGTAGGAGACTTTCAGCCTTTGCAACATTCCATAGAGAAAACGGCAATGGAATTTGAAGCACTGACCACCCAGGTATTCTGCAATAAAAGTTCTTCATTTTAcatttttcccatatatatggTAAtcacttcttctatttctccttcATCATCACAAATTAATTGCTTTTTTCTTCGGCTCCTACAAGTTGTTTGATcgtaattaaaattttcaaataatgtttttaatctaattatatatgttttcttatgGAAAAGTGATGCCCTCACAAGCAATCTCAGAGGCCAAAAAAAGTTTTCCCTCTGCCGGTTTGTTGAAAGtgaattagtaatttttttacTATATATTGAAGTTAGTGAATTATGAACAACTTCAATATATGGAAAGTTGTGTTTAGAAAGAAGAGTACAAGGGAAAGATAGTCAAGCTAGGTTTAGATGCGTCGGGATCGTCTATTGTCGAGCTGTCCCTACTGTCGTGTGAGCCCCAGACATAGCAAGGTGGCAAaaagaccaccctacccctgcctgagTGCCTTAcccaagcgggggtaaggcagtctaTACTGCCATGCTGTGTTTGGGGCGCACGATTGCTGGGGCagcttggaagtagaggatccggattcAGGTTCAGATGCACTGAACTAATTTTTGTTGAAAGTGAAGTTACTTTTTTACTATATTGAAGTTAGTGAGGTATGAAAAACTTCAATATATGGAAAGTTGTGCTTTGAAAGAAGAGTACAAATGACAAATAGTCAGGGCTTTGGATGCATTAagtaaattttgttttgttaagcAAATTTATTATTAGACAAAACATTTTGGCATCACAAACACTAGCAgtgaaaatacaaagaaaagacATGATTATGGTTCAGAGGATTCTCCTTGATTAAAATCATTTGATTAAGATTGGGAGGACTGTGACGATGAGTGGGGTAAGGCCAGGGTAGTGAGTTTGCTTCTTCATTCAATAGACTTCATGTTATTTGAATCACAGAGAGCACCCCATCTAGCGTAGAATTGCTAAGAGACACCACCAGTGTTTCCCAACAATTAGATAATGAACTGAGAAGTAATAAGGCTTATAACTCATCTTCAAACACCATCTTCATGGAGGACAAGTGAGTCACAATACTTTGCGCCTCGTTCAAATGTTTTGCAACTGAGCTTCCTTCTCTGTAATTCAAGTTCACAAGCTTTCTTGATAAGAAAGCTTTGTTGATAATAGTCTTTCTTTCGTACAACCCTTCTAATTTCTTCCACTATGAATGCAATGACATCTTTGTGGATACGTGATGGAAAACGGTACCATCCAAAAATTGAGGATTAAACCAACGGTTTTCTGATCCATGGTCTTCCATTCGGCATCAGTCatctttttcatgttttgtcGTATCACCGTGCATACAAATCCTTGCAATATAACAAATCTTCCATCTTCGATTTTCATATCATCTAGTTGCTTCCTTTCAAGCTGATAATCTGTGTTGTGGTGTTTCCCTCCATCTTTTATATACAATTCAAGAACCTCTATTTGATACCACTTTTTGGGAAAAATAACCCTTTAACACCTATGTATAATTTAACGGAGAACCACAGCAATAACCAAATATGTGTAAAGTAAtaacacacacaaacaaatcAACCCAACCACATAAACAAACACCAATTTTAATATGAAAAACCCTTACAAGATGAAAGGGAAAAACCACGAAACCTCGTTCAGATAAAACTTCCACTATGAAATAATAATGAGATTACAATATTCCTTTCTATATAAACTAGAGGTAACCAACTATCAAGAGAAATAACCTACTCTTGGATATCAAAATATCTCACCAAATAATAAGATATGCACAAGAACAATAACACTCTCATCTCAATATTGggaatgaaaaaaatagaaagaaccGACAACTTTCCTCACATTGTCACACCATCAGGTACATCACAATTTGTGTACGAGGAACAATAGGATTcaaaattctattttattttcttgttaatATTCTCAAGAAAAACTCGACTTTGGAAACCAGAGAccgaaagagagaatgagaggcaTGTTCTTAATtcatcaccttttttttttcatccttctagataatcatttttttttatcccaaatATTCCATGGGACCTGGGCTGgtcctaaaattttattaaaatcaaactccgcaaaaaataaagattacatGGAGGGGACATTCCACTCCAATGATGCCTCACTCCCATATATACAAAGGCCCCATGAAAGATCAAAGCTAATTTCTCAAAACTGGAAGCCCAATAGTTTTCTCTCTAGCAATACGCCAAAGTTACAAGGGAAGATCTAATTTTGAACTAAATAAAATGTTAGCCGAATTGCACGCATAATTTGCCAACCAATCTGCTAACCTATTCCCACCTCTATAAGTAAACGAAATCATCGACTGATACACGtcaactaaaactaaaattttgagAAACTAGTACTACCTTTTTCAACAATCGCACTTCTTTTGAGAATACCTTGCACAGCATTGGTAGAATCCGAGTTTACATGGAAATCCGAAAACCCTATCTTTATATAATCATTGAAGTAGAGGGAGAGAACGAAGGGTGGAAGCTGGTTTGTGATTACCGCCAAAGTCATGTGGGCTCTCTCTCCACGTGAGGCCACGTGAGAAGGTACCCAACATGTTTTTCTCATAGTCTCTCTATATGCATTTTTAGTAACTTTCTGCTTCAAAGCTTTCTAATAAGTGAAATTCATACGATCACCAGCTGCCACTAAACATGGACTCAGAACCTCCGTTTGAAGTGGCTTACAAGTCCCTCCTGGTCATAGAAGAGAACTCTAAAGAAGTAAAACTCAAGAGCAATGTAGTTGAAGAGGAGTGCCAGCTCCCTGTAATCGATCTCAGCCGTTTACATGGAAGTAGTGAAGCTGAGAAAGAAgagtgtaagagagagagagttagggCTTCAGTAGAGTGGGGTTTCTTTCAAGCTGTGAACCATGGAAAATCTCAGGAGGTTCTGAAGAGGTTGTGGCGAGAGCAGGTGAAGTTATTCCGGCAGCCGTTCAAACACAAGGTCGGCATTGGCAGCGGGGGGAAGGTTTCAGGTGTACCGGGTGGTAGCTACTTGTGGGGGACTCCAACGGCAACATGTTTGAAGCAGTTCTCTTGGACCGAGGCTTTTCATATTCCTCTTGCTGATGTTTCCAAGTCTGTTAACACCAACAGTACTCTCAGGTACGCGTTCacttattctttttatttccccAAACTGATTTGATAATTCCAAATAGATCCTGTCCAGCGCTCTGCCCGGGCTGCATGTACAGCGCGGGACTGagtgaggcgtgaaaagaccgtctcacccctgctcgggcaaaaCGCTCGGGTAGGGGTGAGGTGGTCTTTTCATGCCTCATTCTATCTAGCAGTGCATGTGCAACCCGGGCAGAGTGCGGGACAGGAGCCAAGTCCTTCATAATTTTGATACTAGCTATTACTCTAGTTTTAGGACCAAACTTTAACTTGAAAAATAACTCTATTATCTCTAGGTTTACgattgaactttttttttttttaatgaatgaaaaatatattaacgaAGCAGAAAAGAAATGAGGCTGGATCGtttccttgtacaagtaccgtccaatGCTCTCTAGGACCAGTCACATGAAATCCACTCTTCCTATGGGTCCCA encodes:
- the LOC122640878 gene encoding gibberellin 2-beta-dioxygenase 8-like, producing MDSEPPFEEAYKSLLVKEENSTEVKLSNLLEDECQLPVIDLSRLHGSSEVEKEECKREIVRASVEWGFFQAVNHGISQEVLKKMRHEQVKLFRQSFEKKSGNGSGEKVSGLPGDSYRWGTPTATCLNQFSWTEAFHIPLADVSKSIKSSNNTTLSLTIKEFVTKASSLAQIIAEILAENLGLKSSFFRESCCPNTSYLRINRYPPCPLPFTVFGLMPHTDSDFLTILHQDQVEGLQLVKDGRWITVKPNPEALIINIGDLFQAWSSDVYKSVKHRVMTNRCLERFSMAYFFCPSYDTIIQSGREPAIYRKFSFREYKHQIQEDVRTTGSKIGLLRFLL
- the LOC122640334 gene encoding gibberellin 2-beta-dioxygenase 8-like; protein product: MDSEPPFEVAYKSLLVIEENSKEVKLKSNVVEEECQLPVIDLSRLHGSSEAEKEECKRERVRASVEWGFFQAVNHGKSQEVLKRLWREQVKLFRQPFKHKVGIGSGGKVSGVPGGSYLWGTPTATCLKQFSWTEAFHIPLADVSKSVNTNSTLRYAFTYSFYFPKLI